A region of Kribbella sp. NBC_01245 DNA encodes the following proteins:
- a CDS encoding aminoglycoside phosphotransferase family protein, translated as MQATEAQRAVAAAMSIASSLGLPVDDAIVLNDSNKLALRLLPCDVLARVAPAAEQVAQFEIELAQRLTEAGSPMAALERRVEPRVYERDDFVVTLWTYYEPVTPEVVSPADYAHVLERLHAGMRKVDVPTPHFTDRVEDAQQLLASRDHTPALADADRELLSTTLRRLRRAIEERRPAEQLLHGEPHPGNLLNTKNGLLFIDLETCCRGPVEFDLAHAPEEVSEHYPGIDQDLLRECRILMLAMVTTWRWDRGDQLPNGRQLGTEWLGQIRAALGHSHS; from the coding sequence ATGCAGGCGACAGAGGCCCAGCGTGCGGTGGCTGCCGCCATGTCGATCGCGTCATCACTCGGACTGCCAGTCGACGACGCGATCGTGCTCAATGACTCGAACAAGCTCGCTCTGCGTCTTCTGCCTTGTGACGTCCTGGCCCGGGTGGCACCTGCGGCCGAGCAGGTCGCACAGTTCGAAATCGAGCTTGCTCAACGCCTCACCGAAGCCGGGAGCCCCATGGCTGCTCTCGAGCGTCGAGTGGAGCCGCGTGTCTATGAACGTGATGACTTCGTGGTCACGCTGTGGACCTACTACGAACCCGTCACACCTGAAGTGGTCTCACCAGCCGACTACGCACATGTGCTCGAGCGGCTGCATGCCGGCATGCGCAAGGTCGATGTCCCAACGCCGCACTTCACAGATCGAGTTGAAGACGCCCAACAACTCTTGGCAAGCCGCGACCACACACCAGCGCTCGCCGACGCCGACCGGGAGCTCCTCAGTACGACGTTACGACGTCTGAGGCGAGCGATCGAGGAGCGCCGCCCCGCCGAGCAACTCCTGCACGGCGAGCCGCATCCAGGCAACCTCCTCAACACCAAGAACGGACTGCTGTTCATCGACCTTGAAACGTGCTGCCGTGGCCCGGTCGAATTCGACCTCGCCCATGCACCCGAAGAGGTCAGCGAGCACTATCCAGGTATCGATCAAGACCTGCTACGCGAGTGCCGGATCCTCATGCTGGCGATGGTCACAACATGGCGCTGGGATCGAGGTGACCAACTCCCCAACGGGCGCCAACTGGGCACAGAGTGGCTAGGCCAGATCCGAGCGGCGCTCGGTCATAGCCACAGCTGA
- a CDS encoding inositol monophosphatase family protein has translation MDGADDLRLAFDTSDLAAELALGYFEAGVSATLKDDGTPVTEADRAVERLFRERLSAARAEDALLGEEFGRLGESDRVWIIDPVDGTSFFSRRDPNWRVHIALEVAGITVLAVVTAPALRRCWWATRGGGAFESSWPRDEKTTKRLEVSTTSVLADARLDVLHETPKARLPLSAARAPASPLPLVELVRGEIDAFLVERYHLWDHAPWILLVEEAGGRFTDRTGGNSGDQGGGLYSNANLHGQLLTALQYPTYIDGPRSAVAMTERRSDLA, from the coding sequence GTGGATGGCGCTGATGACTTGCGGCTCGCGTTCGACACTTCGGATCTGGCGGCGGAACTCGCGCTCGGCTACTTCGAGGCTGGCGTTTCGGCAACGCTGAAGGACGACGGCACACCGGTCACGGAGGCTGACCGGGCAGTCGAGCGGTTGTTTCGCGAGAGGTTGTCCGCGGCGAGGGCAGAGGATGCGCTTCTCGGCGAGGAATTTGGTCGACTCGGCGAGTCCGATCGCGTCTGGATCATCGACCCGGTTGACGGCACGTCATTCTTCAGTCGGCGTGACCCGAACTGGCGAGTCCACATTGCGTTGGAGGTTGCCGGCATCACTGTGCTCGCGGTCGTGACAGCTCCTGCGCTGCGACGCTGCTGGTGGGCGACCCGAGGCGGCGGTGCTTTCGAGTCGTCGTGGCCACGCGATGAAAAGACAACGAAGCGCCTCGAGGTCAGCACCACTTCGGTGTTGGCTGATGCTCGGCTCGATGTTCTGCACGAAACGCCTAAGGCCCGTCTCCCGCTGAGTGCGGCGCGCGCACCGGCAAGCCCGCTTCCGCTGGTCGAGCTTGTACGTGGCGAAATCGACGCCTTCTTGGTCGAGCGCTACCACCTCTGGGATCACGCGCCCTGGATTCTCCTCGTCGAGGAAGCGGGCGGCCGTTTCACCGATCGAACCGGAGGGAATTCGGGCGATCAAGGCGGTGGTCTGTACTCCAACGCCAACTTGCACGGTCAGTTGCTCACCGCGCTTCAATACCCGACGTACATCGATGGCCCCCGATCAGCTGTGGCTATGACCGAGCGCCGCTCGGATCTGGCCTAG
- a CDS encoding nitroreductase has translation MLKTVESAPSSGNLQPWHVYVLTGEPLAELKRRATARALAGDPGDEREYPMYPAKLTSPYVDRFSAAAAQRYKALGIERDDPDRPRKIAALNSEAFQAPVVLFCYLDRTMGPGQWGDAGMYLQTVMLLLRAEGLHSCPQVMWTMYRKSVSQIVGADEGLVLFCGVAVGYEKEGVPRLRTGRADLTETVTFIGA, from the coding sequence GTGCTGAAGACGGTAGAGAGCGCTCCGTCGAGTGGGAACCTCCAGCCGTGGCACGTGTACGTCCTGACCGGTGAGCCCTTGGCCGAATTGAAGAGGCGCGCGACGGCCCGGGCATTGGCGGGAGACCCGGGTGATGAGCGGGAGTATCCGATGTACCCGGCTAAGCTGACCTCGCCGTACGTCGACCGCTTCTCCGCTGCGGCTGCCCAGCGGTACAAGGCGCTGGGAATCGAGCGCGACGACCCCGACAGGCCCAGGAAGATCGCCGCGTTGAACTCAGAGGCGTTCCAAGCGCCGGTCGTACTGTTCTGCTACCTCGACCGGACCATGGGGCCCGGCCAGTGGGGCGACGCCGGGATGTACTTGCAGACGGTGATGCTGTTGCTAAGGGCGGAAGGGCTGCACAGCTGCCCCCAGGTGATGTGGACGATGTATCGCAAGTCCGTCAGCCAAATAGTCGGAGCCGACGAAGGCCTCGTACTCTTCTGCGGCGTCGCGGTCGGATACGAGAAGGAAGGCGTGCCCCGGCTGCGCACCGGCCGGGCGGACCTGACAGAAACAGTGACCTTCATCGGCGCATGA
- a CDS encoding nuclear transport factor 2 family protein produces the protein MADITMEPDLITAPALLPVLAHLKKREPLFHRRELVSSPADVERETADDFWEVGASGRRFSRNFVIATMIDRFASGQPDEYETDGWELSDYHLREIAPLTYLLTYTLRQPNRLTRRLSVWQGSEEAGWKILYHQGTPITQ, from the coding sequence ATGGCCGACATCACCATGGAACCCGACCTGATCACCGCCCCGGCACTACTGCCTGTGCTGGCTCACCTCAAGAAGCGTGAACCTCTGTTCCACCGGCGCGAGCTCGTCAGTTCGCCGGCGGACGTCGAACGCGAGACGGCGGACGACTTCTGGGAGGTCGGCGCCTCCGGTCGCCGCTTCAGCCGGAACTTCGTGATCGCGACCATGATCGACCGATTCGCCTCCGGTCAGCCGGACGAGTACGAGACCGACGGCTGGGAACTCAGCGACTACCACCTCCGCGAGATCGCGCCGCTGACCTACCTCCTCACCTACACCTTGCGCCAGCCAAACCGCCTGACCAGACGTCTCAGCGTCTGGCAAGGCTCAGAAGAAGCCGGCTGGAAGATCCTCTACCACCAAGGCACACCAATAACTCAGTAG
- a CDS encoding acyl-CoA thioesterase, whose translation MPESLEDLVELLDLEMIDTDVYRGRQPETSMQRVFGGQVLGQALAAATRTVDPERLVHSLHGYFLRPGDTAVPIVYRAEPTRDGKTFSSRRVVASQHGKPIFYMSASYQRPEPGLDHQDEMPAGVVLPDDAPTLAEVLEARSGRKADEWNKEWAALDVRIASATGKQFWIRAAGKLPDESPLHACVLAYASDLTLLGASLLQHGLIIGDPRIQPASIDHAMWFHRQARADEWLLYDQASPSASGARGFATGRLFTVDGVLVANVAQEGLIRPIGLDPDDLRPDLTQT comes from the coding sequence ATGCCTGAGTCGTTGGAGGACCTGGTCGAGTTGCTCGACCTGGAGATGATCGATACCGACGTTTACCGGGGGCGGCAGCCGGAGACCTCGATGCAGCGGGTTTTCGGGGGCCAGGTGCTCGGCCAGGCCTTGGCGGCGGCCACGCGCACGGTGGATCCGGAGCGGCTGGTCCACTCGTTGCACGGGTACTTCCTGCGCCCGGGCGATACCGCCGTACCGATCGTTTATCGCGCCGAGCCGACGCGGGACGGCAAGACGTTCAGCAGTCGCCGGGTGGTGGCGTCGCAGCACGGGAAGCCGATTTTCTACATGTCGGCGTCGTACCAGCGGCCCGAACCCGGGTTGGACCATCAGGACGAAATGCCCGCAGGCGTCGTACTGCCTGATGACGCACCTACGCTGGCCGAGGTGCTCGAGGCGCGTTCGGGCCGGAAGGCCGACGAGTGGAACAAGGAGTGGGCCGCGCTCGACGTGCGGATCGCGAGTGCCACCGGCAAGCAGTTCTGGATCCGGGCCGCGGGCAAGCTTCCGGACGAATCGCCTTTGCACGCGTGCGTTCTGGCGTATGCGAGTGACCTGACGTTGCTCGGCGCGAGTCTGCTGCAGCACGGGCTCATCATCGGCGATCCCCGGATCCAGCCGGCGTCGATCGATCACGCGATGTGGTTCCACCGGCAGGCGCGAGCTGACGAGTGGTTGCTGTACGACCAGGCTTCGCCCTCGGCGTCGGGCGCGCGGGGGTTCGCCACCGGCCGCCTGTTCACGGTCGACGGCGTACTGGTCGCCAATGTCGCCCAGGAAGGCCTGATTCGCCCGATCGGACTAGACCCGGATGACCTGAGGCCCGACCTGACACAGACCTGA
- a CDS encoding MaoC/PaaZ C-terminal domain-containing protein — protein sequence MPTRRYDDSPGLGSLYARTVKATLRKAEYEPDEDGLTLELPRATVDADHLASYRDVTGFAAGPTLPVTYPHILAFPLHLDLMLDPSFPYKPMGIVHLANTIKQVRPIPVHAELSVKVRSGPERQHAKGTVFDVVSEVSQDGEVVWTDQTTLLSRGAGDSSTKADLLPDLALEPTASWDLKGNLGRRYAAASGDRNPIHLFKLSAQAFGFPRQIAHGMWAKAAALASIERSAGLPEAFTARVEFKKPLLLPSRVWFAHHGDDFALYDEKREVTHLIGKLS from the coding sequence ATGCCCACCCGCAGGTACGACGACTCCCCCGGGCTCGGTTCGCTGTACGCCCGGACGGTCAAGGCCACGTTGCGCAAAGCGGAGTACGAGCCGGACGAGGACGGCCTGACCCTGGAGTTGCCGCGGGCAACGGTCGACGCCGACCACCTCGCGTCGTACCGGGACGTGACGGGCTTCGCGGCCGGGCCGACGCTGCCGGTGACGTATCCGCACATCCTGGCGTTCCCGTTGCACCTGGACCTGATGTTGGATCCGTCGTTCCCGTACAAGCCGATGGGTATCGTGCATCTGGCCAACACGATCAAGCAGGTGCGGCCGATTCCGGTCCACGCGGAGCTGTCGGTCAAGGTGCGGAGCGGCCCGGAGCGCCAGCATGCGAAGGGCACGGTCTTCGACGTGGTGAGCGAGGTCAGCCAGGACGGCGAGGTCGTGTGGACTGATCAGACGACGCTGTTGAGCCGGGGTGCGGGTGATTCCTCGACGAAGGCCGATCTGTTGCCCGATCTGGCGCTCGAGCCGACGGCGTCGTGGGATCTGAAGGGCAACCTCGGCCGGCGGTATGCGGCCGCCTCGGGTGATCGCAACCCGATCCACCTGTTCAAGCTGAGCGCACAGGCCTTCGGCTTCCCGCGGCAGATCGCGCATGGCATGTGGGCGAAGGCGGCCGCGCTGGCATCGATCGAGCGGTCAGCCGGGTTGCCGGAGGCATTCACGGCGCGGGTCGAGTTCAAGAAGCCGTTGTTGCTGCCTTCGCGGGTTTGGTTCGCGCATCACGGTGACGACTTCGCGTTGTACGACGAGAAGCGCGAGGTCACGCACCTCATCGGGAAGCTCAGCTAA
- a CDS encoding 3-oxoacyl-ACP reductase, translated as MTDRYQNFTRTPFGQTLVKNLGLPDPTPLPRWREGSPVIDGPVIVGGVGDTDTGKEIQELLREIGASFSTVAEGVASSELRPKALVFDATGVASTADLTSLQRFFSPVIRQLAAAGRVIVVGRTPELADTPEQQIAQRALEGFTRSLGKEVKRGATVNLVYVAPDAHHQLDSTLRFFLSPKSAYVDAQVVRVGTASVAGGNDPAAPLAGKVALVTGAARGIGEAIAKTLARDGATVIGADVPQLANELRRVISGIGGSELLIDVTAVDAPQRIAAHASEHHGGLDIVVHNAGITRDKRLANMRTEVWDAVLDVNLRAPERITAHLLDSGVLRDGATIVGVASISGIAGNNGQTNYATSKAGVIGLVQALAPRIRINAVAPGFIETQMTAKVPLMIREAGRRMNSLQQGGQPVDVAETIAWLADPASAGVNGNVVRVCGQSLLGA; from the coding sequence ATGACTGATCGCTACCAGAACTTCACGCGTACGCCGTTCGGCCAGACCCTGGTCAAGAACCTCGGCCTCCCGGACCCGACCCCGTTGCCGCGCTGGCGCGAGGGTTCGCCGGTGATCGACGGACCGGTCATCGTCGGCGGTGTCGGCGACACTGATACTGGCAAGGAGATCCAGGAGCTGTTGCGCGAGATCGGCGCCTCGTTCAGCACGGTGGCCGAGGGCGTGGCCTCCAGCGAGCTCCGGCCGAAGGCGCTCGTCTTCGATGCGACCGGCGTCGCGTCCACGGCGGACTTGACCTCGCTGCAGCGGTTCTTCTCCCCCGTCATCCGCCAGCTCGCGGCGGCCGGGCGCGTCATCGTCGTCGGGCGTACGCCGGAGCTGGCCGACACCCCCGAGCAGCAGATCGCCCAGCGCGCGCTCGAGGGATTCACGCGCTCTCTCGGTAAAGAGGTCAAGCGCGGCGCCACGGTCAATCTCGTGTACGTCGCGCCGGACGCGCATCACCAGCTCGACTCCACGCTGAGGTTCTTCCTCTCCCCCAAATCGGCGTACGTCGACGCACAGGTCGTCCGGGTCGGCACCGCCTCGGTTGCCGGGGGCAACGACCCGGCGGCGCCGCTGGCCGGCAAGGTGGCACTCGTTACCGGAGCGGCCCGGGGTATTGGCGAGGCGATCGCGAAGACGCTTGCCCGTGACGGCGCGACCGTCATCGGCGCGGACGTGCCGCAGTTGGCCAACGAGCTGCGCCGGGTGATCTCGGGCATCGGCGGCAGCGAGCTCCTGATCGACGTGACCGCGGTCGACGCCCCGCAGCGGATCGCGGCCCACGCTTCCGAGCACCACGGCGGCCTCGACATCGTCGTACACAACGCCGGCATCACCCGCGACAAGCGCCTCGCGAACATGCGCACCGAAGTCTGGGATGCCGTGCTCGACGTCAACCTGCGCGCCCCCGAGCGCATCACCGCGCATCTGCTCGACTCGGGCGTGCTGCGCGACGGCGCGACCATCGTCGGTGTCGCGTCCATCAGCGGTATCGCCGGCAACAACGGTCAGACCAACTACGCCACCTCCAAGGCAGGCGTGATCGGGCTGGTCCAGGCGCTCGCGCCGCGGATCCGGATCAACGCGGTCGCACCCGGGTTCATCGAGACCCAGATGACCGCAAAGGTGCCGCTGATGATCCGAGAAGCCGGTCGCCGGATGAACTCGCTGCAGCAAGGCGGTCAACCGGTCGACGTGGCGGAAACCATTGCCTGGCTGGCGGATCCGGCCTCGGCCGGGGTCAACGGCAACGTCGTCCGCGTCTGCGGCCAGAGCCTGCTGGGCGCTTGA
- a CDS encoding acetyl-CoA C-acetyltransferase: protein MTEIRKVAVVAGNRIPFARQDKNYAHASNSDMLGAALDGLIERTGLAGEELGEVVAGAVLKHNRDWNMVREVVLGSRLAATTPAYDIQQACGTGLEAAILVGNKIALGQIDSGVAGGVDTASDAPIAVNDHLREVLLDLNRAKTAQARLKVLTKLRPRDIVPEVPRNAEPRTGKSMGDHTALTALEWGITREAQDELAYRSHVNLAASYERGFQDDLITPYLGLEKDQNMRPDTTVEKLAKLKPAFGKGETATMTAGNSTPLTDGASTVLLSTDEWAEAHGLRPLAYLTHSQTAAVNYVKGAEGLLMAPAYAVPKMLARAGLTLQDFDYYEIHEAFAAQVLATLKAWEDPIFCKERLGLDAPLGEIDRAKLNVNGSSLAAGHPFAATGGRIVAALAKQLDENGGGRGLISICAAGGQGVVAILEK from the coding sequence GTGACCGAGATCCGCAAGGTTGCCGTCGTCGCGGGGAATCGCATCCCGTTCGCGCGGCAGGACAAGAATTACGCGCACGCCTCCAACTCCGACATGCTCGGCGCGGCCCTCGACGGCCTGATCGAGCGGACCGGGCTGGCCGGCGAGGAGCTCGGTGAGGTTGTGGCCGGAGCCGTGCTCAAGCACAACCGCGACTGGAACATGGTTCGCGAGGTCGTGCTCGGCTCGCGACTGGCCGCCACCACCCCGGCGTACGACATCCAGCAGGCCTGCGGCACGGGTCTCGAGGCGGCGATCCTCGTCGGCAACAAGATCGCCCTCGGCCAGATCGACTCGGGTGTGGCGGGTGGTGTCGACACCGCGTCCGACGCGCCGATCGCCGTCAACGACCACCTCCGCGAGGTGCTGCTCGACCTCAATCGCGCCAAAACCGCGCAAGCTCGGCTCAAGGTGCTGACCAAGTTGCGCCCGCGCGACATCGTGCCGGAGGTCCCGCGCAACGCCGAGCCGCGGACCGGGAAGTCTATGGGCGATCACACCGCCCTGACCGCGCTCGAGTGGGGTATCACCCGGGAGGCGCAGGACGAGCTGGCCTACCGCTCGCACGTCAACCTCGCCGCGTCGTACGAGCGTGGTTTCCAAGACGACCTCATCACGCCTTACCTCGGTCTCGAAAAAGACCAGAACATGCGTCCCGACACCACTGTGGAGAAGCTGGCCAAGCTCAAGCCCGCCTTCGGCAAGGGCGAGACGGCCACGATGACCGCGGGCAACTCGACGCCGTTGACCGATGGCGCGTCGACCGTGCTGCTGTCGACGGACGAGTGGGCCGAGGCGCACGGGCTGCGACCGCTGGCGTACCTGACGCACTCGCAGACGGCCGCGGTCAACTACGTGAAGGGTGCCGAGGGCCTGCTGATGGCGCCTGCGTATGCCGTACCGAAGATGCTGGCGCGGGCCGGGCTGACGCTGCAGGACTTCGACTATTACGAGATCCACGAGGCTTTCGCGGCGCAGGTGCTGGCCACGCTGAAGGCCTGGGAGGACCCGATCTTCTGCAAGGAGCGCCTCGGTCTGGATGCCCCGCTGGGCGAGATCGACCGCGCCAAGCTGAACGTGAACGGCAGCTCGCTGGCCGCGGGCCACCCGTTCGCCGCGACCGGTGGGCGAATCGTCGCCGCACTGGCCAAGCAGCTCGACGAGAACGGCGGCGGTCGCGGCCTGATCTCGATCTGCGCAGCCGGTGGCCAGGGCGTCGTCGCCATTCTCGAGAAGTGA
- a CDS encoding TetR/AcrR family transcriptional regulator — MSSALLAIGRRRTTAERRRDREREIIAATRELFDTRGAIDAQIDDIAKKVGINKALIYRHFAGKEELFALTLVDYLGQLDERMVGIDNSRRTALNRLRALSEVFVDFCLEYPAFADCAMSLLRRTGEELFGEITEHVMLKLGTAMATALGRIATVLRAGQAAGVFESVDADYLANHLYTQTLGAMHMARMGLIVSGDTPGHPVVHHADIATVRATAITATLATAVGQLALQQKLNQKPSQKASTKPRKTATSKTRNSRAAGEST, encoded by the coding sequence ATGAGCTCCGCGTTGCTCGCGATCGGACGCCGCCGGACCACGGCGGAGCGCCGTCGCGACCGGGAGCGGGAGATCATCGCGGCCACCCGGGAGCTGTTCGACACCCGCGGCGCAATCGACGCCCAGATCGACGACATCGCGAAGAAGGTCGGCATCAACAAGGCCCTGATCTACCGCCATTTCGCCGGTAAGGAAGAGCTTTTCGCGCTCACCCTGGTGGATTACCTCGGCCAGCTCGACGAGCGCATGGTCGGCATCGACAACTCACGGCGTACGGCGCTGAACCGGTTGCGCGCGCTGTCCGAAGTGTTCGTCGACTTCTGCCTGGAGTATCCCGCTTTCGCTGACTGCGCAATGAGTTTGCTCCGACGTACGGGCGAGGAGTTGTTCGGCGAGATCACCGAGCACGTGATGCTCAAACTCGGTACGGCGATGGCCACGGCACTCGGCCGGATCGCGACCGTGCTGCGGGCCGGGCAGGCGGCTGGGGTGTTCGAGTCGGTCGACGCCGACTACCTGGCGAACCACCTCTACACGCAGACGCTCGGCGCGATGCATATGGCCAGGATGGGTCTGATCGTGTCGGGCGATACTCCCGGCCATCCGGTCGTGCATCATGCCGATATCGCCACTGTGCGGGCGACCGCGATCACTGCCACCCTCGCCACCGCTGTCGGCCAGCTCGCCTTACAACAAAAGCTGAACCAGAAGCCGAGCCAAAAGGCCAGCACCAAGCCACGCAAGACCGCGACAAGTAAGACCCGAAACAGCCGAGCCGCAGGAGAGAGCACGTGA
- a CDS encoding acyl-CoA dehydrogenase family protein → MTVTDAKSTVPPALSADVMTLAGELAAERSKPEWRKFSLELNDEQKEIQAWAHEFAASVIRPAASEWDEKEATPWPVIQEAAKIGLYGLDANINLFIDPSGLLMPLVQEELFWGDAGIGMSLMGTGLASSAIFSNGTPEQWSEWLPRCYGTLDDVKVAAFCSSEPGAGSDVSAIRTRATYDEKTDEWVINGQKAWATNGGIADIHVVVASVDPTLGSKGQVAFVVPKSEVKGLEMGTKLKKHGLRASHTADVFFDNVRIPGKNVLGGKEKLDARLAKAREGGSSRGNASMATFEMTRHIVGAQAVGIARAAYEFALDYAKGREQFGRPIIDNQGIAFKLADMAMEIDAARLLVWRAAFMSAALMRGEQPDYRNGEGSMAKLKAGEVAVKVTEEAIQILGGNGYTREYPVERMHRDSKIYTIFEGTSEIQRLVISRAISGMRLR, encoded by the coding sequence ATGACCGTGACGGACGCGAAGAGCACCGTGCCGCCTGCCCTGTCGGCTGACGTGATGACGCTGGCCGGCGAGTTGGCCGCCGAGCGCTCCAAGCCCGAGTGGCGGAAGTTCTCGCTCGAGCTGAACGACGAGCAGAAGGAGATCCAGGCCTGGGCGCACGAGTTCGCCGCGTCGGTGATCCGGCCGGCCGCCTCAGAGTGGGACGAGAAAGAGGCCACGCCCTGGCCGGTGATCCAGGAGGCCGCCAAGATCGGCCTCTACGGGCTCGATGCGAACATCAACCTCTTCATCGACCCGTCAGGCCTGCTGATGCCGCTCGTGCAGGAGGAGCTCTTCTGGGGTGACGCCGGCATCGGCATGTCATTGATGGGCACGGGTCTCGCCAGCTCTGCGATCTTCTCCAACGGGACGCCCGAGCAGTGGAGCGAGTGGCTGCCGCGTTGTTACGGCACGCTCGACGACGTCAAGGTAGCGGCGTTCTGTTCGTCCGAGCCGGGTGCCGGTTCCGACGTGTCCGCGATCCGCACGCGCGCGACGTACGACGAGAAGACCGACGAGTGGGTCATCAACGGGCAAAAGGCCTGGGCGACCAACGGCGGCATCGCCGACATCCACGTCGTCGTGGCGAGCGTTGACCCGACTCTCGGCAGCAAGGGCCAGGTCGCGTTCGTCGTACCGAAGTCCGAGGTCAAGGGCCTCGAGATGGGTACCAAGCTTAAGAAGCACGGGCTGCGGGCTTCGCACACCGCGGACGTCTTCTTCGACAACGTGCGCATTCCGGGGAAGAACGTGCTCGGCGGCAAGGAGAAGCTCGACGCGCGACTGGCGAAGGCGCGCGAGGGCGGTTCGTCGCGGGGCAACGCGTCGATGGCGACGTTCGAGATGACGCGGCACATCGTGGGTGCGCAGGCTGTCGGTATCGCGCGCGCGGCGTACGAGTTCGCGCTGGACTACGCGAAGGGGCGCGAGCAGTTCGGCCGGCCGATCATCGACAACCAGGGGATCGCGTTCAAACTCGCCGACATGGCGATGGAGATCGACGCGGCCCGTCTGCTGGTGTGGCGCGCCGCCTTCATGTCGGCGGCCCTGATGCGCGGCGAACAGCCCGACTACCGCAACGGCGAAGGCTCAATGGCCAAACTCAAGGCCGGCGAGGTCGCCGTCAAGGTCACCGAAGAGGCCATCCAAATCCTCGGCGGCAACGGCTACACCCGCGAATACCCCGTCGAACGCATGCACCGCGACTCCAAGATCTACACCATCTTCGAAGGCACCTCCGAAATCCAGCGCCTCGTAATCTCCCGCGCCATCTCGGGGATGCGCCTCCGCTGA